One region of Miscanthus floridulus cultivar M001 chromosome 19, ASM1932011v1, whole genome shotgun sequence genomic DNA includes:
- the LOC136527346 gene encoding transcription factor MYB93-like encodes MTVVKVEEVAKVDENPALVGENPGLDDEAEAGYVSPDDEDGDDEDDETDSDGDYEIPSGDGVPELKKGPWTPDEDKRLKSYVEAHGEGNWNEVQLNAGLNRCGKSCRLRWANHLRPDLKKGPFDAEEVDKIIRFHIMWGNKWAKMASHLPGRTDNEIKNYWNTRLKRNQRHGLPIYPEYMLSQVTHPHQDMNCETPGVSHGKKQLNEYAKEKVVDMHDLIDEVMTFQHLDYEKDPVIPTKPLKRYASTVSLQIPDETEKTFCSTDLNYVLTKSQSLPLGSDIASGYPVELPSFQSSSFTLSNDWLLQCPSASMEQQIIQSPESISSQTTGMLGANVHNSDILDDPTKSGRSFEIPIPMVFPMMHSSSVFGNSEHEGCPITKIQASNLSSGSDAVFNLGQCYPFASFSDPGIPDTPPEASFFTTPPEASFYTTPPEASFLNDTTPLEASFLNDNLKDQSHLYWQEPKLLTDGGQWFDPCHKLDFSGP; translated from the exons ATGACGGTGgtgaaggtggaggaggtggcgaaGGTGGACGAGAACCCTGCGCTGGTTGGAGAGAACCCTGGGCTGGACGATGAGGCCGAGGCGGGGTACGTCTCGCCCGACGATGAGGACGGCGACGACGAAGACGACGAGACCGACAGCGACGGGGACTACGAGATCCCCAGCGGCGACGGCGTGCCCGAGCTGAAGAAGGGCCCCTGGACGCCCGACGAGGACAAGCGTCTCAAGAGCTACGTCGAGGCGCACGGCGAGGGGAACTGGAACGAGGTGCAGCTGAACGCCGGGCTCAACCGCTGCGGCAAGAGCTGCCGCCTCCGCTGGGCCAACCACCTCAGGCCCGATCTCAAGAAGGGGCCCTTCGACGCTGAGGAGGTCGACAAGATCATCAGGTTCCACATCATGTGGGGCAACAAGTGGGCCAAGATGGCCTCGCAT TTGCCTGGTCGCACAGATAATGAAATTAAAAACTATTGGAATACCAGATTGAAGAGGAATCAAAGACATGGTTTGCCTATCTATCCAGAATATATGCTTTCTCAGGTTACACATCCGCATCAAGACATGAACTGTGAAACTCCTGGAGTTTCACATGGCAAGAAACAGTTAAATGAGTATGCAAAAGAAAAAGTTGTTGACATGCATGATCTTATAGATGAGGTAATGACATTTCAGCACCTTGACTACGAGAAGGATCCTGTGATTCCAACAAAACCTTTGAAACGCTATGCATCTACTGTTAGTCTGCAAATTCCTGATGAGACTGAGAAAACCTTTTGTTCCACTGATTTGAACTATGTATTGACAAAGAGTCAGTCGCTGCCTCTTGGTAGTGACATTGCCAGTGGCTATCCAGTCGAGCTCCCTTCATTCCAAAGTTCCAGCTTTACCCTAAGTAATGACTGGTTGCTTCAATGTCCTTCGGCTTCTATGGAACAACAGATCATTCAATCTCCAGAATCCATCTCGTCACAAACCACTGGTATGCTGGGTGCAAACGTTCACAACAGTGATATACTTGATGACCCCACAAAGTCTGGAAGATCTTTTGAAATACCGATTCCAATGGTATTCCCTATGATGCATTCTTCTTCGGTCTTTGGTAACTCTGAACATGAGGGCTGTCCGATTACTAAAATTCAAGCTTCAAACTTATCTTCAG GTTCAGATGCTGTTTTCAATCTCGGCCAGTGTTATCCATTTGCTAGTTTTTCTGATCCTGGGATCCCTGATACACCACCAGAAGCAAGTTTCTTTACTACACCACCAGAAGCAAGTTTCTATACTACACCACCAGAAGCAAGTTTCTTAAATGATACTACACCACTAGAAGCAAGTTTCTTGAATGATAATTTGAAGGACCAGTCACATCTCTACTGGCAGGAACCTAAGCTGTTGACTGATGGAGGCCAATGGTTTGATCCTTGTCACAAGCTTGACTTCTCAGGTCCGTGA
- the LOC136527347 gene encoding uncharacterized protein isoform X1, whose protein sequence is MLLSCRSLSTWYKNRVHHSLSGLSNTGANQSLADPGLLQSRGCFGCCAKPTPITAVDEPSKRLRIQGRSVRKASLPEDFWSTSAHEMENSGIQSQRSMSSISTVAQSSDQHVAGSSSNPNEFVNQGLMLWNQTRQQWVGSKKQHSRSQQPREPKLSWNTTYESLLGSNKPFSQPIPLGEMVDLLVDAWEQEGLYD, encoded by the exons ATGCTGCTGAGCTGCAGGTCCCTCTCCACCTGG TACAAGAATAGAGTACATCATAGCTTATCTGGGCTCTCGAACACTGGTGCTAATCAATCACTGGCCGATCCTGGTTTGCTACAGAGCAGAGGTTGCTTTGGATGCTGTGCTAAGCCAACTCCAATAACAGCAGTAGACGAGCCTTCCAAACGGTTGAGGATCCAGGGGCGCTCGGTAAGGAAGGCTAGCCTGCCGGAGGACTTTTGGAGCACGAGTGCTCATGAGATGGAGAACAGCGGGATCCAATCGCAGAGGAGCATGTCTTCGATCAGCACGGTCGCTCAGTCCAGCGATCAGCATGTGGCGGGAAGTAGCAGCAACCCGAATGAGTTTGTGAATCAAG GTCTTATGCTCTGGAACCAGACCAGACAACAGTGGGTTGGAAGCAAAAAACAGCATTCTAGATCTCAACAGCCTCGAGAACCAAAATTAAG TTGGAACACAACGTATGAGAGCCTGCTAGGAAGCAATAAGCCATTCTCCCAACCGATACCTCTTGGT GAAATGGTAGATTTGCTTGTGGACGCTTGGGAGCAAGAAGGACTTTATGATTAG
- the LOC136527347 gene encoding uncharacterized protein isoform X4, with product MLLSCRSLSTWSRGCFGCCAKPTPITAVDEPSKRLRIQGRSVRKASLPEDFWSTSAHEMENSGIQSQRSMSSISTVAQSSDQHVAGSSSNPNEFVNQGLMLWNQTRQQWVGSKKQHSRSQQPREPKLSWNTTYESLLGSNKPFSQPIPLGEMVDLLVDAWEQEGLYD from the exons ATGCTGCTGAGCTGCAGGTCCCTCTCCACCTGG AGCAGAGGTTGCTTTGGATGCTGTGCTAAGCCAACTCCAATAACAGCAGTAGACGAGCCTTCCAAACGGTTGAGGATCCAGGGGCGCTCGGTAAGGAAGGCTAGCCTGCCGGAGGACTTTTGGAGCACGAGTGCTCATGAGATGGAGAACAGCGGGATCCAATCGCAGAGGAGCATGTCTTCGATCAGCACGGTCGCTCAGTCCAGCGATCAGCATGTGGCGGGAAGTAGCAGCAACCCGAATGAGTTTGTGAATCAAG GTCTTATGCTCTGGAACCAGACCAGACAACAGTGGGTTGGAAGCAAAAAACAGCATTCTAGATCTCAACAGCCTCGAGAACCAAAATTAAG TTGGAACACAACGTATGAGAGCCTGCTAGGAAGCAATAAGCCATTCTCCCAACCGATACCTCTTGGT GAAATGGTAGATTTGCTTGTGGACGCTTGGGAGCAAGAAGGACTTTATGATTAG
- the LOC136527347 gene encoding uncharacterized protein isoform X3, with amino-acid sequence MLLSCRSLSTWVRRLVACMGGCFGCCAKPTPITAVDEPSKRLRIQGRSVRKASLPEDFWSTSAHEMENSGIQSQRSMSSISTVAQSSDQHVAGSSSNPNEFVNQGLMLWNQTRQQWVGSKKQHSRSQQPREPKLSWNTTYESLLGSNKPFSQPIPLGEMVDLLVDAWEQEGLYD; translated from the exons ATGCTGCTGAGCTGCAGGTCCCTCTCCACCTGGGTGCGCCGCCTCGTCGCTTGCATGGG AGGTTGCTTTGGATGCTGTGCTAAGCCAACTCCAATAACAGCAGTAGACGAGCCTTCCAAACGGTTGAGGATCCAGGGGCGCTCGGTAAGGAAGGCTAGCCTGCCGGAGGACTTTTGGAGCACGAGTGCTCATGAGATGGAGAACAGCGGGATCCAATCGCAGAGGAGCATGTCTTCGATCAGCACGGTCGCTCAGTCCAGCGATCAGCATGTGGCGGGAAGTAGCAGCAACCCGAATGAGTTTGTGAATCAAG GTCTTATGCTCTGGAACCAGACCAGACAACAGTGGGTTGGAAGCAAAAAACAGCATTCTAGATCTCAACAGCCTCGAGAACCAAAATTAAG TTGGAACACAACGTATGAGAGCCTGCTAGGAAGCAATAAGCCATTCTCCCAACCGATACCTCTTGGT GAAATGGTAGATTTGCTTGTGGACGCTTGGGAGCAAGAAGGACTTTATGATTAG
- the LOC136527347 gene encoding uncharacterized protein isoform X2 encodes MWQQHGQYKNRVHHSLSGLSNTGANQSLADPGLLQSRGCFGCCAKPTPITAVDEPSKRLRIQGRSVRKASLPEDFWSTSAHEMENSGIQSQRSMSSISTVAQSSDQHVAGSSSNPNEFVNQGLMLWNQTRQQWVGSKKQHSRSQQPREPKLSWNTTYESLLGSNKPFSQPIPLGEMVDLLVDAWEQEGLYD; translated from the exons ATGTGGCAGCAGCATGGGCAG TACAAGAATAGAGTACATCATAGCTTATCTGGGCTCTCGAACACTGGTGCTAATCAATCACTGGCCGATCCTGGTTTGCTACAGAGCAGAGGTTGCTTTGGATGCTGTGCTAAGCCAACTCCAATAACAGCAGTAGACGAGCCTTCCAAACGGTTGAGGATCCAGGGGCGCTCGGTAAGGAAGGCTAGCCTGCCGGAGGACTTTTGGAGCACGAGTGCTCATGAGATGGAGAACAGCGGGATCCAATCGCAGAGGAGCATGTCTTCGATCAGCACGGTCGCTCAGTCCAGCGATCAGCATGTGGCGGGAAGTAGCAGCAACCCGAATGAGTTTGTGAATCAAG GTCTTATGCTCTGGAACCAGACCAGACAACAGTGGGTTGGAAGCAAAAAACAGCATTCTAGATCTCAACAGCCTCGAGAACCAAAATTAAG TTGGAACACAACGTATGAGAGCCTGCTAGGAAGCAATAAGCCATTCTCCCAACCGATACCTCTTGGT GAAATGGTAGATTTGCTTGTGGACGCTTGGGAGCAAGAAGGACTTTATGATTAG
- the LOC136527347 gene encoding uncharacterized protein isoform X6 — MSCGSSMGRGCFGCCAKPTPITAVDEPSKRLRIQGRSVRKASLPEDFWSTSAHEMENSGIQSQRSMSSISTVAQSSDQHVAGSSSNPNEFVNQGLMLWNQTRQQWVGSKKQHSRSQQPREPKLSWNTTYESLLGSNKPFSQPIPLGEMVDLLVDAWEQEGLYD, encoded by the exons ATGTCATGTGGCAGCAGCATGGGCAG AGGTTGCTTTGGATGCTGTGCTAAGCCAACTCCAATAACAGCAGTAGACGAGCCTTCCAAACGGTTGAGGATCCAGGGGCGCTCGGTAAGGAAGGCTAGCCTGCCGGAGGACTTTTGGAGCACGAGTGCTCATGAGATGGAGAACAGCGGGATCCAATCGCAGAGGAGCATGTCTTCGATCAGCACGGTCGCTCAGTCCAGCGATCAGCATGTGGCGGGAAGTAGCAGCAACCCGAATGAGTTTGTGAATCAAG GTCTTATGCTCTGGAACCAGACCAGACAACAGTGGGTTGGAAGCAAAAAACAGCATTCTAGATCTCAACAGCCTCGAGAACCAAAATTAAG TTGGAACACAACGTATGAGAGCCTGCTAGGAAGCAATAAGCCATTCTCCCAACCGATACCTCTTGGT GAAATGGTAGATTTGCTTGTGGACGCTTGGGAGCAAGAAGGACTTTATGATTAG
- the LOC136527347 gene encoding uncharacterized protein isoform X5 — MWQQHGQSRGCFGCCAKPTPITAVDEPSKRLRIQGRSVRKASLPEDFWSTSAHEMENSGIQSQRSMSSISTVAQSSDQHVAGSSSNPNEFVNQGLMLWNQTRQQWVGSKKQHSRSQQPREPKLSWNTTYESLLGSNKPFSQPIPLGEMVDLLVDAWEQEGLYD; from the exons ATGTGGCAGCAGCATGGGCAG AGCAGAGGTTGCTTTGGATGCTGTGCTAAGCCAACTCCAATAACAGCAGTAGACGAGCCTTCCAAACGGTTGAGGATCCAGGGGCGCTCGGTAAGGAAGGCTAGCCTGCCGGAGGACTTTTGGAGCACGAGTGCTCATGAGATGGAGAACAGCGGGATCCAATCGCAGAGGAGCATGTCTTCGATCAGCACGGTCGCTCAGTCCAGCGATCAGCATGTGGCGGGAAGTAGCAGCAACCCGAATGAGTTTGTGAATCAAG GTCTTATGCTCTGGAACCAGACCAGACAACAGTGGGTTGGAAGCAAAAAACAGCATTCTAGATCTCAACAGCCTCGAGAACCAAAATTAAG TTGGAACACAACGTATGAGAGCCTGCTAGGAAGCAATAAGCCATTCTCCCAACCGATACCTCTTGGT GAAATGGTAGATTTGCTTGTGGACGCTTGGGAGCAAGAAGGACTTTATGATTAG
- the LOC136527347 gene encoding uncharacterized protein isoform X7: MENSGIQSQRSMSSISTVAQSSDQHVAGSSSNPNEFVNQGLMLWNQTRQQWVGSKKQHSRSQQPREPKLSWNTTYESLLGSNKPFSQPIPLGEMVDLLVDAWEQEGLYD; the protein is encoded by the exons ATGGAGAACAGCGGGATCCAATCGCAGAGGAGCATGTCTTCGATCAGCACGGTCGCTCAGTCCAGCGATCAGCATGTGGCGGGAAGTAGCAGCAACCCGAATGAGTTTGTGAATCAAG GTCTTATGCTCTGGAACCAGACCAGACAACAGTGGGTTGGAAGCAAAAAACAGCATTCTAGATCTCAACAGCCTCGAGAACCAAAATTAAG TTGGAACACAACGTATGAGAGCCTGCTAGGAAGCAATAAGCCATTCTCCCAACCGATACCTCTTGGT GAAATGGTAGATTTGCTTGTGGACGCTTGGGAGCAAGAAGGACTTTATGATTAG